The Rhodococcus sp. B50 DNA window CACAGTCACGCGATCCAGGGTACCGGCGGCGTCCATCTCTTCCCGAATCTCGACACCCACCGGGACGGCCCGAGTATCGAACAGGCGTGTCACTTGACATACTGCAAGGACAACCCGGGCACCCACCACATCCCGGTGGGATGCCGATCGACTCTCATCTGGAGGACAGCCGCTGTGCCTATCGCGACTCCCGAGGTCTACGCCGAGATGCTGGCCCGCGCCAAGGAGCACTCCTTCGCGTTCCCGGCGATCAACTGCACCTCGTCCGAAACGATCAACGCCGCCATCAAGGGCTTCGCGGACGCCGGCAGCGACGGCATCATCCAGTTCTCGACCGGTGGTGCCGAGTTCGGCTCGGGCCTGGGTGTGAAGGACATGGTCACCGGTGCCGTCGCGCTCGCCGAGTTCGCGCACGTCGTCGCCGAGAAGTACGACGTGACCATCGCCCTCCACACCGACCACTGCCCGAAGGACAAGCTCGACGGCTTCGTCCGTCCGCTCATCGCGATCTCCCAGGAGCGCGTGAACAACGGACAGAACCCGCTGTTCCAGTCGCACATGTGGGACGGCTCTGCCGTTCCGATCGACGAGAACCTCGAGATCGCGCAGGAGCTCCTCGCTGCCGCCAAGGCCGCGAAGATCATCCTCGAGATCGAGATCGGTGTCGTCGGCGGTGAAGAGGACGGCGTCGAGAACGCCATCAACGACAAGCTCTACACCACGGTCGAGGACTTCGAGAAGACCGTCGACGCGCTCGGCGCCGGCGACCAGGGTCAGTACCTGCTCGCCGCGACCTTCGGCAACGTCCACGGCGTCTACAAGCCGGGCAACGTCAAGCTCAAGCCGTCCGTCCTCGCCGAAGGCCAGGCCGTCGCGTCGAAGAAGCTGGGTCTGCCGGAGGGCTCGAAGCCGTTCGACCTCGTCTTCCACGGCGGTTCGGGCTCGCTGAAGTCGGAGATCGACGAGGCGCTGAGCTACGGCGTCGTGAAGATGAACGTCGACACCGACACGCAGTACGCGTTCACCCGCC harbors:
- the fbaA gene encoding class II fructose-bisphosphate aldolase; the protein is MPIATPEVYAEMLARAKEHSFAFPAINCTSSETINAAIKGFADAGSDGIIQFSTGGAEFGSGLGVKDMVTGAVALAEFAHVVAEKYDVTIALHTDHCPKDKLDGFVRPLIAISQERVNNGQNPLFQSHMWDGSAVPIDENLEIAQELLAAAKAAKIILEIEIGVVGGEEDGVENAINDKLYTTVEDFEKTVDALGAGDQGQYLLAATFGNVHGVYKPGNVKLKPSVLAEGQAVASKKLGLPEGSKPFDLVFHGGSGSLKSEIDEALSYGVVKMNVDTDTQYAFTRPIAAHMFSNYDGVLKIDGEVGNKKVYDPRSYLKKAEASMTQRVIEACNDLKSAGRSVSAK